A genomic region of Pseudomonas abietaniphila contains the following coding sequences:
- a CDS encoding sulfite exporter TauE/SafE family protein, which produces MLTVLTELSSAFTELGLSPTDWLLIEAGVIAAYLVFAIAGFGTALVAGPVLIHFMPLSRIIPLLVMLDFLAAFSHLLPSRQSVVRAELLRMVPCMAVGCTLGVLFLLNLKSDVLLLLMGLFLIGYSVYSLAVKVRPTQLSAGWSIPMGTVGGLFGALFGSGGFLYAMYLNGRLTDKTQARATQNALISCSTIVRLSLFVITGVYAQISLLLLAVCLLPAMIIGSWIGRRLVMRLSREMFVRLVTWMVLLSGITLIGRYFAG; this is translated from the coding sequence ATGCTCACCGTCCTCACCGAGTTGTCGAGTGCTTTCACTGAGTTGGGATTGAGCCCGACTGACTGGCTATTGATAGAGGCCGGCGTCATCGCCGCCTATCTGGTATTCGCCATTGCCGGTTTTGGCACGGCCCTGGTCGCAGGTCCCGTCCTGATTCATTTCATGCCGTTGTCGCGGATCATCCCGCTGCTGGTGATGCTGGATTTCCTCGCCGCGTTCAGCCATTTACTGCCGTCGCGTCAATCAGTGGTGCGCGCAGAGCTGCTGCGCATGGTGCCGTGCATGGCGGTGGGTTGTACGCTGGGTGTGCTGTTCTTGCTGAATCTCAAATCCGATGTGCTGCTGTTACTGATGGGATTGTTTCTGATCGGCTATTCGGTTTACAGCCTTGCCGTGAAGGTGCGCCCGACCCAGCTCTCGGCAGGCTGGTCGATTCCGATGGGCACCGTGGGCGGGTTGTTTGGTGCGCTGTTTGGCAGTGGCGGCTTTTTATATGCGATGTACCTCAACGGCCGCCTGACCGACAAGACGCAGGCCCGTGCCACGCAAAACGCGCTGATCAGTTGCAGCACCATCGTACGCCTGAGCCTGTTTGTCATCACCGGCGTGTACGCCCAGATCTCCCTGCTGTTACTGGCGGTGTGCCTGTTGCCGGCCATGATTATCGGCTCCTGGATCGGTCGGCGCCTGGTCATGCGCCTGTCGCGTGAGATGTTCGTGCGTCTGGTGACCTGGATGGTATTGCTCAGCGGCATCACGCTTATCGGTCGTTATTTTGCCGGCTGA
- the guaA gene encoding glutamine-hydrolyzing GMP synthase, producing the protein MALDIHAHRILILDFGSQYTQLIARRVREIGVYCELHPFDMDDEAIREFAPKGVILAGGPESVHVADSPRCPQAVFDLGVPVFGICYGMQTMAEQLGGKVEGSELREFGYARVDVVGKSRLLDGIEDHIDADGLFGLDVWMSHGDKVTKMPAEFHILASTPSCPIAGMADDTRGYYGVQFHPEVTHTKQGGRILSRFILDICGCEALWTPSKIAEDAIAQVRAQVGTDNVLLGLSGGVDSSVVAALLHKAIGDQLTCVFVDNGLLRLHEGEQVMAMFAENMGVKVIRANAEEQFLNNLEGESDPEKKRKIIGRTFIDVFDAESSKLDNIKYLAQGTIYPDVIESAGAKSGKAHVIKSHHNVGGLPEEMNLKLVEPLRELFKDEVRRLGLELGLPYDMVYRHPFPGPGLGVRILGEVKKEYADLLRRADHIFIEELRKADWYHKVSQAFVVFQPVKSVGVVGDGRRYAWVVALRAVETIDFMTARWAHLPYELLETVSGRIINEIEGISRVTYDVSSKPPATIEWE; encoded by the coding sequence ATGGCCCTCGACATTCACGCCCACCGTATCCTGATCCTCGACTTCGGTTCCCAGTACACCCAATTGATCGCCCGTCGCGTGCGTGAGATCGGCGTTTACTGCGAACTGCACCCGTTCGACATGGACGACGAAGCGATCCGCGAATTTGCTCCAAAAGGCGTCATCCTCGCCGGTGGCCCCGAGTCCGTGCACGTCGCTGACAGCCCGCGTTGCCCGCAAGCGGTCTTCGATCTCGGCGTTCCGGTTTTCGGTATTTGCTACGGCATGCAGACCATGGCCGAGCAGTTGGGCGGTAAGGTTGAAGGTTCCGAACTGCGTGAATTCGGTTACGCCCGCGTCGACGTCGTCGGCAAGAGCCGCCTGCTCGACGGCATCGAAGATCACATCGACGCTGACGGCCTGTTTGGCCTCGACGTGTGGATGAGCCACGGTGACAAGGTCACCAAGATGCCAGCTGAGTTCCATATTCTGGCCAGCACCCCAAGCTGCCCGATCGCCGGCATGGCCGACGACACCCGCGGCTACTACGGCGTGCAGTTCCACCCGGAAGTGACCCACACCAAACAGGGCGGTCGCATCCTGTCGCGCTTCATTCTCGACATCTGCGGCTGCGAAGCGCTGTGGACGCCTTCCAAGATCGCGGAAGACGCTATCGCTCAGGTTCGCGCGCAAGTCGGCACCGACAACGTCCTGCTGGGTCTGTCCGGCGGTGTTGACTCGTCCGTCGTTGCCGCGCTGCTGCATAAGGCAATTGGCGACCAACTGACCTGCGTCTTCGTCGACAACGGTTTGCTGCGTTTGCACGAAGGTGAGCAAGTGATGGCCATGTTCGCCGAGAACATGGGCGTCAAAGTGATCCGCGCCAACGCCGAAGAGCAGTTCCTCAACAACCTGGAAGGCGAAAGCGATCCAGAGAAGAAGCGCAAGATCATCGGCCGTACCTTCATCGACGTGTTCGATGCCGAGTCGAGCAAACTGGACAACATCAAGTACCTGGCACAGGGCACCATTTACCCTGACGTGATCGAGTCCGCTGGCGCCAAAAGCGGCAAGGCTCACGTGATCAAGTCGCACCACAACGTGGGCGGCCTGCCGGAAGAAATGAACCTGAAACTGGTCGAGCCACTGCGCGAACTGTTCAAGGACGAAGTGCGTCGTCTGGGCCTGGAACTCGGCCTGCCGTACGACATGGTCTACCGCCACCCGTTCCCGGGGCCAGGCCTGGGCGTGCGCATCCTCGGCGAAGTGAAGAAGGAATACGCCGACCTGCTGCGTCGCGCCGACCACATCTTCATCGAAGAGCTGCGCAAAGCCGACTGGTACCACAAAGTCAGCCAGGCCTTCGTCGTCTTCCAGCCGGTCAAATCGGTCGGCGTGGTCGGTGACGGCCGTCGTTACGCCTGGGTCGTCGCCCTGCGTGCCGTGGAAACCATCGACTTCATGACCGCACGTTGGGCGCACCTGCCTTACGAACTGCTGGAAACCGTCAGCGGCCGCATCATCAACGAAATCGAAGGCATCTCCCGCGTTACCTACGACGTGTCGAGCAAGCCGCCGGCGACGATTGAGTGGGAATGA
- the xseA gene encoding exodeoxyribonuclease VII large subunit — MIKDPFARLGLDREVLTVSQLNGRARVLLEDVFASIWVEGEISNLSRPASGHVYFTLKDTGAQVRCALFRSNAARVRQALKDGLAVKVRGKVSLFEGRGDYQLILDTVEPAGDGALRLAFDALKEKLSAEGLFSAERKVALPLHPQRIGIISSPTGAVIRDIISVFRRRAPQVELTLIPTAVQGREAINQIVRALKLADARGFDALILARGGGSLEDLWCFNEEAVARAIDACVTPIVSAVGHETDVSISDFVADVRAPTPSAAAELLAPDSSDLHRRVDNLQRRLISRMQDRLMRERLRLDGISRRLRHPGERLRQRAQRLDDLDMRMRRAFEQQMHKRQVRMSHLESRLAAQHPGRTLAFLRQRLDVLAERLPRAIKENIKTRRLQLQTQVQTLNVVSPLATLGRGYSILLDERGKAIRTAEQTHTGQRLTAKLAEGELHVRVEDNHLTPVTLSLLD, encoded by the coding sequence ATGATCAAAGACCCCTTCGCAAGACTCGGCCTTGACCGGGAAGTCCTCACTGTCAGCCAGCTCAACGGCCGCGCCCGCGTGTTGCTGGAGGACGTTTTCGCCAGTATCTGGGTCGAGGGGGAGATTTCCAACCTGTCGCGCCCGGCGTCCGGTCACGTGTACTTCACGCTGAAGGACACAGGCGCCCAGGTGCGTTGCGCCTTGTTCCGCAGCAACGCCGCGCGCGTGCGTCAGGCGCTGAAAGATGGGCTAGCGGTGAAAGTGCGGGGTAAGGTTTCCCTGTTTGAAGGTCGCGGCGACTATCAGTTGATCCTCGATACCGTCGAACCCGCCGGTGACGGCGCGTTGAGACTGGCGTTCGATGCGCTGAAAGAAAAACTCAGCGCTGAAGGACTGTTCAGCGCCGAGCGCAAAGTCGCCCTGCCCTTGCACCCTCAACGGATCGGCATCATCAGTTCGCCCACGGGCGCGGTGATTCGCGACATCATCAGCGTGTTCCGCCGTCGCGCGCCGCAGGTGGAACTGACGCTGATCCCCACCGCCGTGCAGGGACGCGAAGCCATCAACCAGATCGTTCGTGCGCTGAAACTGGCCGACGCTCGCGGCTTCGACGCCTTGATCCTTGCCCGCGGCGGCGGCTCGCTGGAAGACCTGTGGTGCTTCAACGAGGAAGCGGTCGCCCGCGCCATCGACGCGTGCGTGACGCCCATTGTCAGCGCGGTCGGTCACGAAACCGACGTGTCCATCAGTGACTTCGTCGCCGACGTTCGCGCGCCGACGCCCTCCGCTGCGGCTGAACTGCTGGCACCCGATTCCAGCGACCTCCACCGCCGCGTCGACAACCTACAACGGCGGTTGATCAGTCGTATGCAAGATCGCCTGATGCGTGAGCGACTGAGGCTGGACGGTATCTCGCGGCGTCTGCGTCATCCGGGTGAACGACTGCGCCAGCGCGCTCAACGTCTGGATGATCTGGACATGCGCATGCGCCGTGCGTTCGAGCAGCAGATGCACAAACGGCAGGTGCGCATGAGTCACCTGGAAAGCCGTCTGGCCGCGCAACACCCTGGACGCACGCTGGCGTTCCTGCGCCAGCGACTGGACGTCCTGGCCGAACGCCTGCCGCGTGCGATCAAGGAGAACATCAAGACCCGCCGCCTACAACTGCAAACGCAGGTTCAAACACTCAACGTGGTGAGCCCATTGGCGACGCTGGGACGCGGCTACAGCATTTTGCTGGACGAGCGCGGCAAGGCGATCCGGACGGCCGAACAGACTCACACCGGCCAGCGCCTGACCGCGAAACTGGCCGAGGGCGAACTGCACGTGCGCGTTGAAGATAACCACCTGACGCCCGTCACCCTTTCTCTTCTGGATTGA
- a CDS encoding sugar ABC transporter ATPase, whose product MNTQSIIVPQISSFPAHEAKARAILRWLVKLDVVEASLTTCGRSFNRMAYAIAPGARRFVENPDALPYGQAVNGLEIVLKRCIYTPQQGFKEEAGCPECRREIGEALFDSLEEWMPGHTDNFICPECRHEDDINGFLFLDPCGFSNLGFIFNDWLDAGFKASFLEEFAERLDRPVSFVKVRL is encoded by the coding sequence ATGAACACCCAAAGCATCATCGTCCCGCAAATCTCCAGCTTTCCTGCGCACGAAGCGAAGGCGCGGGCGATTTTGCGCTGGCTGGTGAAGCTGGACGTGGTGGAAGCATCCCTGACCACCTGCGGGCGCAGTTTCAATCGGATGGCGTATGCCATCGCACCCGGCGCGCGGCGTTTTGTCGAAAACCCGGATGCTTTGCCTTACGGTCAGGCGGTCAATGGCCTGGAAATCGTGCTTAAGCGCTGCATCTATACCCCGCAGCAGGGTTTCAAGGAGGAGGCCGGTTGCCCCGAGTGTCGGCGGGAGATCGGTGAGGCGCTGTTCGACAGTCTGGAAGAATGGATGCCGGGCCACACCGACAACTTCATCTGCCCGGAATGCCGCCATGAAGACGACATCAACGGCTTTCTGTTTCTGGATCCGTGCGGCTTTTCCAACCTGGGTTTCATCTTCAATGACTGGCTGGATGCCGGCTTCAAGGCGAGCTTCCTGGAAGAATTCGCCGAACGTCTGGATCGTCCCGTGTCCTTCGTCAAAGTTCGCCTATAA
- a CDS encoding peptidoglycan DD-metalloendopeptidase family protein, with protein MLPFISRSLAGVALALCVTLPAYADSYISRLLNKPVPGGVAVVDLGPAAQAPKATWQGKPVLVVKDQDARWLAIVGIPLTIKPGTSQQVSSGGRTLPFVVASKKYPEQHITLKNQRQVNPNPDDLKRIEQELEVQMRAYRSFTPGTPSNLLLDKPVDGPLSSKFGVRRFFNGEERNPHAGLDFAVPAGTPIKSPAAGKVILIGNYFFNGNTVFVDHGQGFISMFCHMSKIDVKVGDAVPRGGVVGRVGSTGRATGPHMHWNVSLNDARVDPAIFINAFQP; from the coding sequence ATGCTGCCTTTTATTTCCCGCTCTCTGGCCGGCGTCGCGCTGGCGCTTTGCGTGACGCTGCCCGCTTACGCCGACAGCTACATTTCTCGCCTGCTGAACAAGCCGGTGCCCGGTGGCGTGGCGGTGGTCGATCTCGGTCCGGCCGCTCAGGCGCCTAAAGCGACCTGGCAGGGCAAGCCGGTGCTGGTGGTCAAGGATCAGGACGCCCGCTGGCTGGCCATCGTTGGCATCCCGCTGACGATCAAGCCCGGCACGTCCCAGCAGGTGAGCAGTGGCGGTCGCACGCTGCCGTTTGTCGTCGCCAGCAAAAAGTACCCCGAGCAGCACATCACCCTGAAGAACCAACGCCAGGTCAATCCGAATCCGGATGACCTGAAACGCATCGAGCAGGAGCTGGAGGTGCAAATGCGCGCCTACCGCAGTTTCACGCCAGGAACGCCGAGTAACCTGTTGCTGGACAAACCGGTCGACGGCCCGCTGTCGAGCAAGTTCGGCGTGCGCCGTTTCTTCAACGGTGAAGAGCGCAACCCCCATGCTGGCCTGGATTTCGCTGTCCCTGCGGGCACACCGATCAAGTCACCCGCTGCGGGCAAGGTCATCCTGATCGGCAATTACTTTTTCAACGGCAACACAGTGTTCGTTGATCACGGGCAAGGCTTCATCAGCATGTTCTGCCACATGTCGAAGATCGACGTGAAAGTCGGCGACGCCGTACCTCGGGGTGGCGTCGTGGGTCGCGTCGGTTCAACCGGTCGCGCGACAGGCCCGCACATGCACTGGAACGTCAGCCTGAACGATGCGCGCGTGGACCCGGCGATTTTTATCAACGCGTTTCAGCCGTAG
- the guaB gene encoding IMP dehydrogenase translates to MLRISQEALTFDDILLVPGYSEVLPNEVSLKTRLTRGIELNIPLVSAAMDTVTEARLAIAMAQEGGIGIIHKNMTIEQQAAEVRKVKKFEAGVVKDPITIEADATVRDLFELTRQHNISGVPVLHDGELVGIVTSRDVRFENRMDIPVREVMTPKERLVTVREGADKYEVRDLLHKHRLEKVLIVDDKFALKGMMTVKDIEKSKAYPLASKDDQGRLRVGAAVGTGKDTGERVSALVAAGVDVIVVDTAHGHSKGVIDRVRWVKQNFPDVQVIGGNIATGAAARALVEAGADGVKVGIGPGSICTTRIVAGVGVPQISAIANVASALEGTDVPLIADGGIRFSGDLSKAIVAGAYCVMMGSMFAGTEEAPGEIELFQGRSYKAYRGMGSLGAMSQAQGSSDRYFQDSSEGAEKLVPEGIEGRVAYKGSLTAIVHQLMGGLRSSMGYTGSADIQEMRTKPEFVRITGAGMAESHVHDVQITKEAPNYRVG, encoded by the coding sequence ATGCTGCGTATCAGCCAAGAAGCCCTTACATTCGACGACATTCTCCTTGTGCCCGGTTATTCCGAGGTGCTTCCCAACGAAGTCAGTCTGAAAACCCGATTGACCCGTGGCATCGAACTGAACATCCCCCTCGTTTCCGCCGCTATGGACACCGTTACTGAAGCCCGTCTGGCAATCGCCATGGCTCAGGAAGGCGGCATCGGCATCATCCACAAGAACATGACCATCGAGCAGCAAGCTGCCGAAGTGCGCAAGGTCAAGAAGTTCGAAGCGGGTGTGGTCAAGGACCCGATCACCATCGAGGCGGATGCCACCGTTCGTGATCTGTTCGAATTGACCCGTCAACACAACATTTCCGGTGTGCCGGTTCTGCACGACGGCGAGCTCGTTGGCATCGTGACCTCTCGCGACGTACGTTTCGAAAATCGTATGGACATCCCTGTTCGGGAAGTGATGACGCCGAAAGAGCGTCTGGTCACTGTTCGTGAAGGCGCCGACAAGTACGAAGTACGCGATCTGCTGCACAAGCACCGCCTTGAAAAAGTCCTGATCGTCGACGACAAGTTCGCGCTTAAGGGCATGATGACCGTCAAGGACATCGAAAAATCCAAAGCCTACCCGCTGGCCAGCAAGGACGACCAGGGTCGTTTGCGTGTTGGCGCTGCGGTCGGCACCGGTAAAGACACCGGTGAGCGCGTCAGTGCCCTGGTCGCTGCCGGCGTTGACGTCATCGTTGTCGACACCGCCCACGGTCACTCCAAAGGCGTGATCGACCGCGTTCGCTGGGTCAAGCAGAACTTCCCCGACGTCCAGGTCATCGGCGGCAACATCGCCACCGGCGCTGCTGCACGTGCACTGGTCGAAGCGGGCGCTGACGGCGTCAAGGTCGGTATCGGTCCTGGTTCCATCTGCACCACACGTATCGTGGCTGGCGTCGGCGTTCCGCAAATCAGCGCCATCGCCAACGTTGCATCGGCGCTTGAAGGCACCGACGTTCCCCTGATCGCCGACGGCGGCATCCGCTTCTCCGGTGACCTGTCCAAGGCCATCGTGGCCGGTGCCTACTGCGTGATGATGGGCTCGATGTTCGCCGGTACCGAAGAGGCACCGGGCGAAATCGAACTGTTCCAGGGTCGTTCTTACAAGGCGTACCGTGGCATGGGCTCTCTGGGTGCAATGTCCCAGGCGCAAGGCTCCTCGGACCGCTACTTCCAGGACTCATCGGAAGGTGCCGAGAAACTGGTACCGGAAGGTATCGAAGGCCGTGTTGCCTACAAGGGCTCGCTGACCGCCATCGTTCACCAACTGATGGGCGGCCTGCGTTCTTCCATGGGTTACACCGGCAGCGCCGACATCCAGGAAATGCGCACCAAGCCTGAATTCGTACGCATCACCGGCGCCGGCATGGCCGAGTCTCACGTTCACGACGTGCAGATCACCAAGGAAGCGCCGAACTATCGCGTAGGTTGA
- a CDS encoding PH domain-containing protein: protein MIDFNNKGFFKLKQNNEYAERVTALLLEGETVIDAYKSMRDGVVFTNKRIIAVNVQGITGSKKDFTSLPYKNIVAYSVETSGTFDLDSELEIYFSALGKVKFEFTGKTSIIEISQLISRHIFG from the coding sequence ATGATCGACTTCAACAACAAAGGCTTTTTCAAACTCAAGCAAAACAACGAATACGCAGAGCGCGTCACGGCGTTGCTGCTGGAGGGTGAAACCGTCATTGACGCCTACAAGTCCATGCGCGACGGCGTGGTCTTCACCAACAAGCGCATCATCGCGGTGAACGTGCAGGGCATCACCGGAAGCAAGAAAGACTTCACCTCCCTTCCCTACAAAAACATCGTGGCCTACTCGGTCGAGACTTCCGGCACGTTCGACCTCGACTCGGAGCTCGAGATTTACTTCTCCGCACTGGGCAAAGTGAAATTCGAATTCACCGGCAAGACATCGATCATCGAAATCTCACAGCTGATTTCCAGACACATTTTTGGTTGA